One part of the Quercus lobata isolate SW786 chromosome 7, ValleyOak3.0 Primary Assembly, whole genome shotgun sequence genome encodes these proteins:
- the LOC115952653 gene encoding symplekin isoform X2 → MLTYFVGKFAKFNISWLRGGHPILNVGDLSIEASQRLGLLLDQLRFPTVKSLSNSMIVVLINSLSTIAKQRPAFYGRILPVLLGLDPSSSVVNGMRVSAAKHALKNAFLTCLKCTHPGAAPWRDRLIGALRDMEAGGLTDQTIPEVCKINGSLGEGKEDSPVIKEEKPTIKSCDVVDVNLGSKRAGVPDSSDLAEDENVPGKRVRPTPSASEELTRESDKNNMMSHDDISSIGPTTSRGDGDNGPVQQLVAMFGALVAQGEKAVGSLEILISSISADLLAEVVMANMRHLPPNHSKGDGGEELLLNMTIVGSDSKAKYPPSFIADVLSLSSTFPPIASLLNAHRSESNDIVKPCDEKEDVVAEADSVLACDGLDHGSENALLPTDLPASSFVSSGMEKGCFPISSDIHDVGDLESEIPGLDSSAHADGLSETLVTSSMASTDLEEASQDQVTSLGQSTLKLLPSMSTEKSEELSPKAAVTDVSSLVSSTATSAGLSCNFVLPKMSAPVVYLDDEQKDYLQKMAFIRIVEAYRQVAVAGGSQVRFSLLAYLGVEFPSELDPWKLLQKHILEDYMGHEGHELTLRVLYRLYGEQAEDRDFFSSTTAASEYENFLLTVAETLRDSFPPSDKSLSRLLDEAPDLPKSVLKLLEDMCSPGNCDKAEDLQSGDRVTQGLSAVWRLIMLRPSIRDVCLKVALQSAVHHLEEVRMKAIRLVANKLYPISSIAKQIEDFAKETLLSVISGDATERMDTEGSVTEMQKDSHLEKPVDEHPSVSVNSKDISSDTHQSSTCQSVSSLSVSEVQRCMSLYFALCTKKHSLFRQIFIIYKSTSKTVKQAVHRQIPILVRTMGSSSDLLEIISDPPSGSKNLLMQVLHTLTDGTIPSSELLFTIRKLYDSKLKDIEILIPVLPFLPKDEVKLIFPNVVNLPLDKFQAALARLLQGSSHSGPVLTPAEVLIAIHGIDPDKDEIPLKKVTDACNACFEQRQIFTQQVLAKVLNQLVEQIPLPLLFMRTVLQAIGAFPALVEFIMEILSRLVSKEIWKYPKLWVGFLKCALLTKPQSFGVLLKLPPAQLESALTRTAALKAPLIAHASQPNIRSSLPRSVLVVLGLAPESQTSNLAQTGVAPDSQNSSQVQTSQAQTSQAQTGDTGNSDKEVLTEKSKESSGAS, encoded by the exons ATGCTGACCTACTTTGTAGGAAAGTTTGCAAAATTCAACATTTCTTGGCTTCGTGGTGGTCATCCAATACTTAATGTTGGAGATTTGTCAATTGAGGCCAGTCAACGTTTGGGTTTATTGCTTGATCAACTCAGGTTTCCAACAGTGAAATCTCTTAGCAACTCAATGATCGTAGTGCTTATCAATAG CCTTTCAACAATCGCAAAGCAAAGGCCTGCATTTTATGGAAGGATTCTGCCTGTTTTACTTGGTTTGGATCCCTCGAGCTCTGTAGTCAATGGAATGCGTGTTTCCGCAGCAAAGCATGCCCTAAAAAATGCCTTCCTCACCTGCTTGAAATGTACACACCCGGGTGCTGCACCG TGGCGGGATCGGTTGATTGGTGCCTTGAGGGATATGGAAGCTGGAGGGTTGACTGACCAAACTATTCCGGAAGTGTGCAAGATTAATGGAAGTCTAGGGGAAGGGAAAGAAGATTCACCAGTTATTAAG GAAGAGAAACCCACAATTAAATCATGTGATGTTGTGGATGTTAATTTGGGGAGCAAAAGAGCTGGAGTACCAGACAGCAGTGATCTGGCTGAAGATGAAAATGTGCCTGGAAAGCGTGTCAGACCAACACCTAGTGCCTCAGAGGAATTGACTAGAGAGTCGGATAAGAATAACATGATGTCTCATGATGACATTTCTTCAATTGGACCAACCACTTCCAGAGGAGATGGTGATAATGGACCTGTGCAGCAACTTGTAGCTATGTTTGGCGCCTTGGTTGCACAAGGTGAAAAAGCTGTTGGTTCTTTAGAGATTCTTATCTCAAGCATCTCTGCTGACTTGTTAGCAGAGGTAGTGATGGCTAATATGCGACACCTTCCTCCCAATCATTCCAAAGGTGATGGAGGTGAAGAGTTGCTGCTAAACATGACCATAGTTGGTAGTGATTCTAAAGCTAAATATCCTCCATCATTTATAGCAGATGTTCTATCACTTTCTAGTACTTTCCCACCAATAGCTTCACTGTTAAATGCTCACCGGTCAGAGTCCAATGATATAGTG AAACCTTGTGATGAGAAAGAAGATGTTGTGGCTGAAGCTGATAGTGTTCTTGCATGTGATGGCTTGGACCATGGATCGGAAAATGCATTGTTGCCCACTGATTTACCAGCTTCCTCTTTTGTTTCATCTGGAATGGAGAAAGGCTGCTTTCCTATTTCATCTGATATTCATGATGTGGGGGATCTAGAGAGTGAGATACCTGGCCTGGATTCTTCTGCTCATGCTGATGGATTGTCAGAGACGCTTGTTACATCCTCCATGGCCTCCACTGACTTAGAAGAAGCCAGTCAAGATCAAGTTACAAGTTTGGGTCAGTCAACACTGAAGTTACTTCCATCTATGTCAACAGAGAAGTCTGAGGAGCTCAGCCCAAAAGCAGCTGTTACAGATGTCAGCAGCCTGGTCTCATCAACAGCAACTTCTGCTGGATTGTCTTGTAATTTTGTCTTGCCCAAGATGTCAGCGCCTGTTGTTTACCTTGATGATGAACAGAAGgattatttgcaaaaaatggCTTTCATCCGTATTGTTGAGGCATATAGGCAAGTTGCAGTCGCTGGAGGTTCACAAGTTCGCTTTTCACTGCTTGCATATTTAGGGGTTGAG TTTCCCTCAGAGTTAGACCCATGGAAGCTTTTACAAAAGCATATCTTGGAAGATTATATGGGTCATGAG GGACACGAGTTGACCTTGCGTGTCCTCTACAGGTTATATGGCGAGCAAGCAGAAGATCGCGACTTCTTTTCTTCTACAACTGCAGCTTCTGAATATGAAAACTTCCTTCTTACTGTG GCAGAAACGCTTAGAGATTCTTTTCCACCTTCAGACAAATCATTAAGTAGATTGCTTGATGAAGCTCCTGATCTGCCCAAGTCAGTTTTAAAATTGTTAGAGGACATGTGTTCTCCTGGAAACTGTGATAAAGCTGAGGATTTACAGAGTGGGGATCGAGTAACTCAAGGTCTAAGTGCTGTGTGGAGATTGATTATGCTGAGGCCTTCTATTCGAGATGTCTGCTTGAAAGTTGCCTTACAG AGCGCGGTTCATCATTTGGAGGAAGTGCGTATGAAGGCAATACGACTG GTGGCAAACAAGCTTTATCCAATATCATCCATTGCTAAACAAATTGAAGATTTTGCAAAAGAAACATTGCTCTCTGTAATAAGTGGTGATGCAACAGAAAGAATGGATACTGAAGGATCAGTCACTGAAATGCAGAAG GATTCTCATCTAGAAAAACCTGTGGATGAACATCCCTCAGTGAGTGTGAACAGTAAAGATATTTCTTCTGATACTCATCAATCGAGCACATGTCAGAGTGTGTCCTCCCTTTCAGTCTCCGAGGTCCAGCGGTGCATGTCACTGTATTTTGCCTTATGTACCAAG AAGCACTCCCTTTTCCGCCAAATATTTATTATCTATAAAAGCACATCAAAGACAGTTAAACAG GCAGTTCATCGCCAGATCCCAATACTCGTCCGTACTATGGGCTCGTCGTCGGATCTTCTTGAAATCATTTCAGATCCTCCAAGTGGAAGCAAGAACCTCCTAATGCAG GTTTTGCATACACTGACGGATGGGACGATTCCCTCTTCAGAACTACTTTTTACCATTAGGAAGTTATATGATTCCAAACTAAAG GATATAGAGATTCTTATTCCAGTATTACCGTTCCTACCAAAGGATGAG GTTAAGCTGATATTTCCCAATGTTGTGAATCTTCCACTGGATAAGTTCCAAGCAGCACTTGCTCGCTTACTACag GGTTCATCTCATTCTGGTCCAGTGCTCACTCCAGCTGAAGTTTTGATTGCTATCCATGGGATTGATCCTGACAAAGATGAAATCCCCTTGAAGAAG GTCACAGATGCATGCAATGCATGTTTTGAGCAGAGGCAAATATTCACCCAACAAGTACTTGCGAAGGTTTTGAATCAATTG GTTGAGCAGATTCCTCTCCCTTTATTGTTCATGCGGACAGTATTACAAGCTATAGGTGCTTTCCCAGCGCTG GTGGAATTTATAATGGAGATCCTATCTCGTCTTGTCAGCAAGGAG ATTTGGAAATATCCAAAGTTGTGGGTAGGATTCTTGAAGTGTGCACTCTTGACAAAGCCTCAGTCATTTGGTGTATTGCTTAAG TTACCTCCAGCACAGCTAGAAAGCGCATTGACCAGAACTGCAGCTCTGAAAGCACCTCTGATTGCTCATGCTAGCCAACCAAACATCCGATCTTCACTTCCAag GTCTGTGTTGGTGGTTCTGGGACTTGCACCTGAATCTCAGACTTCAAATCTGGCACAAACTGGAGTAGCCCCAGATTCTCAGAATTCAAGTCAGGTTCAAACAAGTCAGGCTCAAACAAGTCAGGCTCAGACTGGAGATACAGGCAACTCGGATAAGGAGGTGCTGACAGAGAAATCTAAAGAATCATCTGGTGCTAGCTGA
- the LOC115951299 gene encoding CTD nuclear envelope phosphatase 1 homolog yields the protein MAQAEVYTRSWSWSRLQVWRAVVDWLEFLLQLITQILRGTPSFAHLLLSYLRLPISSHFLGSNSNSSSSSFTPLPLVELELEVSSQEEESSVSVDDTQNDAVDDDHRIEKLTVVLDMDETLVCAYEKSSLPASIHAQAMEAGLKWFEIQCVSSDKSSEGKQKINYVTVFERPGLQEFLDQISKFADLVLFTAGLEGYARPLVDKIDVENRFSLRLYRPSTVSTEYREHVKDLSCLSKDLSRIVIVDNNPFSFLKQPLNGIPCIPFSAGQPYDDQLLEVLLPLLQHLSMQKDVRPVLYEQFHMPEWFQMQGIPVCGLTE from the exons ATGGCACAAGCAGAAGTGTACACGAGGAGTTGGAGTTGGAGTAGATTGCAAGTGTGGAGAGCAGTGGTGGATTGGTTAGAGTTTCTATTACAGTTAATCACACAGATCTTAAGAGGCACACCTTCTTTTGCTCACCTCCTTCTTTCGTACCTTAGACTTCCAATCTCCTCTCATTTTCTCGGTTcgaattcaaattcttcttcttcttctttcactccTTTGCCTCTCGTCGAACTCGAACTCGAAGTCTCTTCTCAGGAGGAAGAATCTTCTGTCAGCGTCGACGACACTCAAAACGACGCCGTCGACGATGATCACCGCATCGAAAAGCTCACG GTTGTTCTTGACATGGACGAGACGCTAGTATGTGCATACGAAAAATCTAGTTTGCCTGCCAGTATTCATGCTCAAGCAATGGAAGCTGGATTGAAGTGGTTTGAGATTCAATGTGTATCCTCGGACAAG AGTTCtgaaggaaaacaaaagatCAATTATGTGACAGTGTTTGAACGTCCCGGTTTGCAAGAGTTCTTAGATCAGATTAGTAAATTTGCAGATCTTGTTCTTTTCACTGCCGGTCTTGAAG GTTATGCAAGACCACTTGTTGACAAAATAGATGTGGAGAACCGATTTAGCCTTCGTCTATATCGGCCTTCGACAGTTAGCAC GGAATATCGAGAACATGTGAAGGATCTGTCATGTTTATCCAAAGATCTATCTCGAATAGTTATTGTTGATAACAACCCATTTAGTTTCCTGAAGCAACCACTGAATGGAATACCGTGCATTCCATTCTCTGCTGGACAGCCATATGATGATCAG CTTTTGGAAGTCCTGCTTCCACTTCTCCAACACCTCTCAATGCAAAAGGATGTGAGGCCTGTACTCTATGAGCAGTTTCACATGCCTGAATGGTTTCAAATGCAGGGGATTCCTGTTTGTGGATTGACAGAATGA
- the LOC115952653 gene encoding symplekin isoform X1, translated as MLTYFVGKFAKFNISWLRGGHPILNVGDLSIEASQRLGLLLDQLRFPTVKSLSNSMIVVLINSLSTIAKQRPAFYGRILPVLLGLDPSSSVVNGMRVSAAKHALKNAFLTCLKCTHPGAAPWRDRLIGALRDMEAGGLTDQTIPEVCKINGSLGEGKEDSPVIKEEKPTIKSCDVVDVNLGSKRAGVPDSSDLAEDENVPGKRVRPTPSASEELTRESDKNNMMSHDDISSIGPTTSRGDGDNGPVQQLVAMFGALVAQGEKAVGSLEILISSISADLLAEVVMANMRHLPPNHSKGDGGEELLLNMTIVGSDSKAKYPPSFIADVLSLSSTFPPIASLLNAHRSESNDIVQKPCDEKEDVVAEADSVLACDGLDHGSENALLPTDLPASSFVSSGMEKGCFPISSDIHDVGDLESEIPGLDSSAHADGLSETLVTSSMASTDLEEASQDQVTSLGQSTLKLLPSMSTEKSEELSPKAAVTDVSSLVSSTATSAGLSCNFVLPKMSAPVVYLDDEQKDYLQKMAFIRIVEAYRQVAVAGGSQVRFSLLAYLGVEFPSELDPWKLLQKHILEDYMGHEGHELTLRVLYRLYGEQAEDRDFFSSTTAASEYENFLLTVAETLRDSFPPSDKSLSRLLDEAPDLPKSVLKLLEDMCSPGNCDKAEDLQSGDRVTQGLSAVWRLIMLRPSIRDVCLKVALQSAVHHLEEVRMKAIRLVANKLYPISSIAKQIEDFAKETLLSVISGDATERMDTEGSVTEMQKDSHLEKPVDEHPSVSVNSKDISSDTHQSSTCQSVSSLSVSEVQRCMSLYFALCTKKHSLFRQIFIIYKSTSKTVKQAVHRQIPILVRTMGSSSDLLEIISDPPSGSKNLLMQVLHTLTDGTIPSSELLFTIRKLYDSKLKDIEILIPVLPFLPKDEVKLIFPNVVNLPLDKFQAALARLLQGSSHSGPVLTPAEVLIAIHGIDPDKDEIPLKKVTDACNACFEQRQIFTQQVLAKVLNQLVEQIPLPLLFMRTVLQAIGAFPALVEFIMEILSRLVSKEIWKYPKLWVGFLKCALLTKPQSFGVLLKLPPAQLESALTRTAALKAPLIAHASQPNIRSSLPRSVLVVLGLAPESQTSNLAQTGVAPDSQNSSQVQTSQAQTSQAQTGDTGNSDKEVLTEKSKESSGAS; from the exons ATGCTGACCTACTTTGTAGGAAAGTTTGCAAAATTCAACATTTCTTGGCTTCGTGGTGGTCATCCAATACTTAATGTTGGAGATTTGTCAATTGAGGCCAGTCAACGTTTGGGTTTATTGCTTGATCAACTCAGGTTTCCAACAGTGAAATCTCTTAGCAACTCAATGATCGTAGTGCTTATCAATAG CCTTTCAACAATCGCAAAGCAAAGGCCTGCATTTTATGGAAGGATTCTGCCTGTTTTACTTGGTTTGGATCCCTCGAGCTCTGTAGTCAATGGAATGCGTGTTTCCGCAGCAAAGCATGCCCTAAAAAATGCCTTCCTCACCTGCTTGAAATGTACACACCCGGGTGCTGCACCG TGGCGGGATCGGTTGATTGGTGCCTTGAGGGATATGGAAGCTGGAGGGTTGACTGACCAAACTATTCCGGAAGTGTGCAAGATTAATGGAAGTCTAGGGGAAGGGAAAGAAGATTCACCAGTTATTAAG GAAGAGAAACCCACAATTAAATCATGTGATGTTGTGGATGTTAATTTGGGGAGCAAAAGAGCTGGAGTACCAGACAGCAGTGATCTGGCTGAAGATGAAAATGTGCCTGGAAAGCGTGTCAGACCAACACCTAGTGCCTCAGAGGAATTGACTAGAGAGTCGGATAAGAATAACATGATGTCTCATGATGACATTTCTTCAATTGGACCAACCACTTCCAGAGGAGATGGTGATAATGGACCTGTGCAGCAACTTGTAGCTATGTTTGGCGCCTTGGTTGCACAAGGTGAAAAAGCTGTTGGTTCTTTAGAGATTCTTATCTCAAGCATCTCTGCTGACTTGTTAGCAGAGGTAGTGATGGCTAATATGCGACACCTTCCTCCCAATCATTCCAAAGGTGATGGAGGTGAAGAGTTGCTGCTAAACATGACCATAGTTGGTAGTGATTCTAAAGCTAAATATCCTCCATCATTTATAGCAGATGTTCTATCACTTTCTAGTACTTTCCCACCAATAGCTTCACTGTTAAATGCTCACCGGTCAGAGTCCAATGATATAGTG CAGAAACCTTGTGATGAGAAAGAAGATGTTGTGGCTGAAGCTGATAGTGTTCTTGCATGTGATGGCTTGGACCATGGATCGGAAAATGCATTGTTGCCCACTGATTTACCAGCTTCCTCTTTTGTTTCATCTGGAATGGAGAAAGGCTGCTTTCCTATTTCATCTGATATTCATGATGTGGGGGATCTAGAGAGTGAGATACCTGGCCTGGATTCTTCTGCTCATGCTGATGGATTGTCAGAGACGCTTGTTACATCCTCCATGGCCTCCACTGACTTAGAAGAAGCCAGTCAAGATCAAGTTACAAGTTTGGGTCAGTCAACACTGAAGTTACTTCCATCTATGTCAACAGAGAAGTCTGAGGAGCTCAGCCCAAAAGCAGCTGTTACAGATGTCAGCAGCCTGGTCTCATCAACAGCAACTTCTGCTGGATTGTCTTGTAATTTTGTCTTGCCCAAGATGTCAGCGCCTGTTGTTTACCTTGATGATGAACAGAAGgattatttgcaaaaaatggCTTTCATCCGTATTGTTGAGGCATATAGGCAAGTTGCAGTCGCTGGAGGTTCACAAGTTCGCTTTTCACTGCTTGCATATTTAGGGGTTGAG TTTCCCTCAGAGTTAGACCCATGGAAGCTTTTACAAAAGCATATCTTGGAAGATTATATGGGTCATGAG GGACACGAGTTGACCTTGCGTGTCCTCTACAGGTTATATGGCGAGCAAGCAGAAGATCGCGACTTCTTTTCTTCTACAACTGCAGCTTCTGAATATGAAAACTTCCTTCTTACTGTG GCAGAAACGCTTAGAGATTCTTTTCCACCTTCAGACAAATCATTAAGTAGATTGCTTGATGAAGCTCCTGATCTGCCCAAGTCAGTTTTAAAATTGTTAGAGGACATGTGTTCTCCTGGAAACTGTGATAAAGCTGAGGATTTACAGAGTGGGGATCGAGTAACTCAAGGTCTAAGTGCTGTGTGGAGATTGATTATGCTGAGGCCTTCTATTCGAGATGTCTGCTTGAAAGTTGCCTTACAG AGCGCGGTTCATCATTTGGAGGAAGTGCGTATGAAGGCAATACGACTG GTGGCAAACAAGCTTTATCCAATATCATCCATTGCTAAACAAATTGAAGATTTTGCAAAAGAAACATTGCTCTCTGTAATAAGTGGTGATGCAACAGAAAGAATGGATACTGAAGGATCAGTCACTGAAATGCAGAAG GATTCTCATCTAGAAAAACCTGTGGATGAACATCCCTCAGTGAGTGTGAACAGTAAAGATATTTCTTCTGATACTCATCAATCGAGCACATGTCAGAGTGTGTCCTCCCTTTCAGTCTCCGAGGTCCAGCGGTGCATGTCACTGTATTTTGCCTTATGTACCAAG AAGCACTCCCTTTTCCGCCAAATATTTATTATCTATAAAAGCACATCAAAGACAGTTAAACAG GCAGTTCATCGCCAGATCCCAATACTCGTCCGTACTATGGGCTCGTCGTCGGATCTTCTTGAAATCATTTCAGATCCTCCAAGTGGAAGCAAGAACCTCCTAATGCAG GTTTTGCATACACTGACGGATGGGACGATTCCCTCTTCAGAACTACTTTTTACCATTAGGAAGTTATATGATTCCAAACTAAAG GATATAGAGATTCTTATTCCAGTATTACCGTTCCTACCAAAGGATGAG GTTAAGCTGATATTTCCCAATGTTGTGAATCTTCCACTGGATAAGTTCCAAGCAGCACTTGCTCGCTTACTACag GGTTCATCTCATTCTGGTCCAGTGCTCACTCCAGCTGAAGTTTTGATTGCTATCCATGGGATTGATCCTGACAAAGATGAAATCCCCTTGAAGAAG GTCACAGATGCATGCAATGCATGTTTTGAGCAGAGGCAAATATTCACCCAACAAGTACTTGCGAAGGTTTTGAATCAATTG GTTGAGCAGATTCCTCTCCCTTTATTGTTCATGCGGACAGTATTACAAGCTATAGGTGCTTTCCCAGCGCTG GTGGAATTTATAATGGAGATCCTATCTCGTCTTGTCAGCAAGGAG ATTTGGAAATATCCAAAGTTGTGGGTAGGATTCTTGAAGTGTGCACTCTTGACAAAGCCTCAGTCATTTGGTGTATTGCTTAAG TTACCTCCAGCACAGCTAGAAAGCGCATTGACCAGAACTGCAGCTCTGAAAGCACCTCTGATTGCTCATGCTAGCCAACCAAACATCCGATCTTCACTTCCAag GTCTGTGTTGGTGGTTCTGGGACTTGCACCTGAATCTCAGACTTCAAATCTGGCACAAACTGGAGTAGCCCCAGATTCTCAGAATTCAAGTCAGGTTCAAACAAGTCAGGCTCAAACAAGTCAGGCTCAGACTGGAGATACAGGCAACTCGGATAAGGAGGTGCTGACAGAGAAATCTAAAGAATCATCTGGTGCTAGCTGA